A genomic stretch from Solanum stenotomum isolate F172 chromosome 8, ASM1918654v1, whole genome shotgun sequence includes:
- the LOC125872930 gene encoding uncharacterized protein LOC125872930 — protein MTSAGNGEHHGIVEEPMGGQVKTHVPLHVSTSQRGLVSNENSQSHFQGSTLAIPKRLKFLNFGNLGSPSAKFQQIADQRDDFSRTVPSSGSLHLRQRITRLLSRKLDWPAIRKMCKEWFRNPLNIVLFIWIVCVAVSGAILFLVMTGMLNHAIPKKSMRDTWFEVNNQILNALFTLMCLYQHPQRLYHFVLLMRWRPEDISRLRKVYCKNGTYKPHEWTHMMVVVALLNLNCFAQYALCGLNLGYKRSERPAIGVGICISVAIGAPAIAGVYCMLSPLGKDYDTELDEEAQLRTTATESSSASQLRRKALEKRFSFALDEGRLVETRPQWSGGILDFWDDISLAYLSLFCSFCVFGWNMERLGFGNMYVHIATFLLFCMAPFWIFNLAAVNIDSDTVRGILGVTGIFLCLFGLLYGGFWRIQMRKRYNLPPYNNCCGKPSVADCALWLFCCWCSLAQEVRTGNSYDIVEDKFCRKLDESISPLPREDGLYNTSGSPLANNSSSFPIIKSSTPNPSRFAAEVHSPDRQQPFVEDKSHTRGQNAIMIPPTPSVIQREDA, from the coding sequence ATGACATCTGCTGGCAATGGTGAACATCATGGTATTGTTGAGGAACCTATGGGTGGTCAAGTTAAGACTCATGTACCTCTGCATGTTTCAACATCTCAAAGGGGACTTGTAAGTAATGAAAATTCTCAGAGCCATTTCCAGGGTAGTACTCTTGCTATTCCCAAAAGGCTAAAGTTCCTCAACTTTGGTAATTTGGGTTCTCCATCCGCAAAGTTTCAACAGATAGCTGATCAAAGAGATGATTTTTCTCGAACTGTACCTTCTTCTGGCAGCCTTCATCTCCGTCAACGTATTACTAGACTACTTTCACGGAAATTGGATTGGCCAGCTATTAGGAAAATGTGCAAAGAGTGGTTCAGAAATCCGCTGAATATTGTACTTTTTATCTGGATTGTATGTGTAGCTGTTTCTGGTGCAATTTTGTTTCTTGTGATGACGGGGATGTTGAACCATGCCATCCCTAAGAAATCTATGAGAGATACATGGTTTGAAGTGAATAACCAAATTCTTAATGCATTGTTTACTCTCATGTGTCTATACCAGCACCCGCAAAGGCTATATCACTTTGTTCTTTTAATGCGATGGAGGCCAGAAGACATTTCCAGGCTGAGAAAGGTTTACTGCAAAAATGGAACTTATAAGCCCCATGAATGGACACACATGATGGTGGTTGTCGCATTACTTAATCTCAACTGTTTTGCTCAATATGCTCTGTGTGGGCTTAATTTGGGTTACAAGAGGTCAGAAAGACCAGCTATTGGGGTAGGAATATGTATCTCAGTTGCAATTGGTGCACCTGCCATTGCTGGAGTTTACTGTATGCTCAGCCCTCTAGGAAAAGATTATGATACTGAGTTAGACGAGGAAGCACAACTTCGAACAACAGCTACCGAGAGCAGCAGTGCTAGCCAACTGAGAAGAAAAGCATTGGAAAAGAGATTTTCTTTTGCATTAGATGAAGGGAGACTTGTTGAAACTAGACCACAATGGAGTGGAGGCATTCTTGATTTTTGGGATGATATTTCTTTGGCATATCTCTCTTTGTTCTgcagtttttgtgtttttggttgGAATATGGAGAGACTTGGGTTTGGAAATATGTATGTTCATATTGCAACTTTTCTTCTGTTCTGTATGGCTCCTTTCTGGATCTTCAATTTGGCTGCTGTTAATATTGACAGTGATACTGTCAGGGGGATATTAGGAGTTACTGGGATTTTTCTTTGTCTGTTCGGGTTACTATACGGTGGTTTTTGGAGGATTCAGATGAGAAAAAGATACAATTTGCCTCCTTACAATAATTGTTGTGGTAAACCTTCTGTTGCTGACTGTGCACTATGGCTTTTCTGCTGTTGGTGCTCTCTTGCTCAGGAAGTAAGGACCGGAAATTCCTATGACATCGTGGAAGATAAATTTTGTAGGAAACTAGATGAAAGTATATCACCATTGCCTCGTGAAGATGGGCTATATAATACTTCAGGTTCTCCTCTTGCAAACAACTCCTCTTCCTTTCCAATAATAAAAAGCAGCACCCCAAACCCCAGCAGATTTGCAGCTGAAGTTCATAGTCCTGATAGACAGCAACCCTTCGTGGAAGACAAGTCTCATACAAGAGGTCAAAATGCGATAATGATACCACCTACTCCTTCagttatacaaagagaagatgcgTAG